In a single window of the Manis pentadactyla isolate mManPen7 chromosome 14, mManPen7.hap1, whole genome shotgun sequence genome:
- the GDF3 gene encoding growth/differentiation factor 3: MIPSLPVLALGLLILAWGQTFQFQDSVFIQFLGLDKVPSPQKFQPVPYIMRKIFQDREAAAAAGDSQDSCYVKDLGVRGNVLRLLPDQGVFLYSKQLSQASCCLEKLLYFNLSTTKDKEQLTMAQLGLDLGPSTYYNPGPDLELALSLVQEPPGWGRFFPKPGKVFVLQTVPWPQGILHFNLLHMAKDWNDNPQKNSGLFLEIQVKGDRDPGVDSQLKDTCARLRRSLRASLLVVTLSPEQCGRSSRKRRAAIPVPQAPCKNLCHRHQLFISFQDLGWHKWIIAPRGFMANYCHGECPFSLTTSLNSSNYAFMQALMQAVDPEIPQAVCIPIKLSPISMLYQDNNDNVILRHYEDMVVDECGCG, from the exons atgATTCCCTCCCTGCCAGTCTTGGCTCTGGGCCTGTTAATCCTGGCTTGGGGCCAGACATTCCAGTTCCAGGACTCTGTCTTCATCCAGTTTCTGGGTTTGGACAAGGTGCCTTCACCCCAGAAGTTCCAACCTGTGCCTTATATCATGAGGAAAATTTTCCAGGATCGAGAGGCAGCAGCAGCCGCTGGGGACTCCCAAGACTCATGCTACGTAAAGGATCTGGGTGTCCGTGGGAATGTACTCCGACTTCTCCCAGATCAAG GTGTCTTTCTTTACTCCAAGCAACTCTCCCAAGCCTCCTGTTGCCTGGAGAAACTCCTCTACTTTAACCTGTCGACCACTAAAGATAAGGAGCAGTTAACAATGGCCCAGCTGGGCCTGGACTTGGGGCCCAGCACTTACTATAACCCGGGACCAGACCTGGAGCTGGCTCTGTCCCTGGTTCAGGAGCCTCCTGGGTGGGGCAGGTTCTTCCCTAAGCCAGGTAAAGTGTTTGTACTGCAGACGGTACCATGGCCTCAAGGCATCCTTCACTTCAACCTGCTGCACATGGCTAAGGACTGGAACGACAACCCCCAGAAGAACTCGGGTTTGTTCCTGGAGATACAGGTCAAAGGAGACAGAGACCCCGGGGTGGACTCTCAGCTCAAGGACACCTGTGCCAGACTGCGGCGCTCCCTCCGTGCTTCCCTGCTGGTGGTGACTCTCAGCCCTGAGCAGTGCGGCCGTTCCTCCCGAAAAAGGAGGGCAGCCATCCCCGTCCCTCAGGCCCCTTGCAAGAACCTCTGCCATCGTCATCAGCTCTTCATCAGCTTCCAGGACCTGGGCTGGCACAAGTGGATCATTGCTCCCAGGGGGTTCATGGCAAATTATTGCCATGGAGAGTGTCCTTTCTCACTGACCACCTCCCTCAACAGCTCCAATTATGCTTTCATGCAAGCACTAATGCAAGCAGTTGACCCAGAGATCCCCCAGGCTGTCTGTATCCCCATCAAGCTGTCCCCCATTTCCATGCTCTATCAGGACAACAATGACAATGTCATTTTACGACATTATGAAGACATGGTAGTTGATGAATGTGGGTGTGGGTAG